The window GCCACTTTTCAGATATAGAAAGTTCTTTGGTACGTTCCTTTACCAATTCTTCAAGATGGGAAGAGTATTGCTCAAGTTTTTGTTTTTCTTGATTGAGTTCATATTGAAGGCTGAGCTCGCTTGTCAGTCTTTTCTGGTTAAGAAATCGTATAACTGTTGTTACTGAAGCTGTCGATAATAAGAACGCATTGTTGTTTATAAAAGTATGTAAATCCGAAATATTGTCAAAAAGAATGATTGGAACAAGATATATAGAATAAGCTATAGCAACAATTAACAAGGCTGTTTTGAGAAAACACGGGATAAAACCAAGTACAAAGACAAGGGTTAGTACGATGCCAGCGTAATAGGTTGACTTGTGTCCTCCTGAGGACAATATCATAAGCTCGACTGTAGCTGATGTAAGGACTGTACTGAAGATGATGATAAGATTTTGTGATTTTTTGTTCACATGTTTTCTGTTAAAAAGATACAGTATGAGCATTAAGAAAGAACACATCAGTCTGTAAATCAAAAACCTCGTAGCATTTTCCGGATCAACAAATCGGTCAAGGATGTTGAGAAAAGTTATAACAAATGCCCCCAAGACAAGTCCGACAGACAACCAGAAATTCGTTATTTTTGTTAATTCTTGTTCTATGTAATTGTTTTTATACTGATCCATAGCCCTATCTATATCTTAAAGTAAAAAGCATTACTTTTACTGGCTTAAAGTAAATTCATTATTACTATTTTACAATCAATTCTTTTGCTAAGTCTATAATTTGCTTTACAGTGGAAATCTGCGGTATGTCTTCGTCACGCACAGAAACCTTAAACTTTTTCTCAAGTGCTACGATAATCTCAATAGCCTTAATAGAATCGATCTCCAAGTCTTTAGCAAGATTCGATTCAGGTTTGATTTCCACTTCTTCCATCCCAGAGACTTCTGAAATTATTGATATAATTTCCTTTTCTAAAGTATCAAACATTTATCTTTCTCCTTGCGAAATGAATTTTTTTAAAACCAGACAGGCATTATTCCCACCGAATGCAAAAGAGTTATTCAAGGCTATTGTTACTTTGTGTTCCCTTGCTTTGTTTGGCACACAATCAATATCGCATTCAGGATCCGGTGTTTCAAAGTTAATGGTTGGCGGTATAATATCGTTCTTCACTGTCAGAGCACATGAAACTGCTTCAAGTGCTGATGCTGCTCCCATAGTATGACCAATCATAGATTTTATTGAGCTCACAGGAATTTCTTTATATCTTGAGCCAAAGACCTCTTTTATTGCTGCAGATTCAGCTTTATCATTTGTAGGAGTTCCCGTTCCGTGTGCGCTTATGTAATCAACATCCTCTCTCTGAATTCCAGATTCGGACAATGCTCTTAGCATACACCGGACAAGGCCTTCAACAGAAGGTTGGGT is drawn from Nitrospirota bacterium and contains these coding sequences:
- a CDS encoding acyl carrier protein → MFDTLEKEIISIISEVSGMEEVEIKPESNLAKDLEIDSIKAIEIIVALEKKFKVSVRDEDIPQISTVKQIIDLAKELIVK